TCATGTCCATCAGGCTGGAGTCGCCCTCTTCGTCGAGCTTGGAGTCCAGGCTGGCGTGGCGCTGGCCCATCTCGATCACCTTCTCCACCGACTCCGACGACATTTCCATCCGACGACCCAACTCGGTGGAATCCGTCACCCAGGCGCCGCCGATGGCCTGTGAGACCGGGTGGTTCACCTTGCTGAAGCGACGCAGGATCAATTCCTTCTCGGCGCTGATGCGCACCAAGCGGGCTTTTTCCGCGATGGCGCGGGTGATGGACTGACGGATCCACCAAACGGCGTACGAGATGAACTTGAGGTCGCGGCTGGTGTCAAAGCGGCCGGCCGCTTCGATGAGGCCCACATTGCCTTCGTTGATGAGCTCAGGGAGAGAAAGCCCCTGGTTGCGATACAAGAAGGCGACGTTGACCACAAACCGTAGATTGGAGACGATGAGTCTCTCCTTGGCGCGCTCGTCGCCCTTGGCGAGTTTGTCCAGGATGGCGCGCTCTTCGGCGCGAGTCAGCAGACGATAACGCTGGATATCCTTGATGTACTGGTTGTAAAGCGTGGCGCCTTCCCAAGATTCCTTCAGCAAGCTGGCCATTTTGAAACTCCTTCTATCCTCAGTTGGAGGTGTCTGGTTGTTGTTGGCCTACTGAAGTTCGCGTTTTTTAACGGGGTGAATGTCACGGTCGCGTCATGAGTTGGTCGTGACATCGCCCTATGCAGAAGACAAACGAGTCCGACTTGAAGAAAATCCCGCGAAAATGCGTCAAAAAAATGCCTCAAGTCCTTGACATGACTCGCGTTTGGGCCTACATTGCGTGACTCGAATTCCGGGTGTGCCAGCGTAGCTCAGTTGGTAGAGCTACTGATTTGTAATCAGTCGGTCGCAGGTTCAAGTCCTGTCGCTGGCTTCGCTGGGAGATCGGGAAGGGTCGGTGCCCGAGTGGCTAATGGGGGCGGACTGTAAATCCGCTGACGCGAGTCTACGGTGGTTCGAACCCACCCCGGCCCATCCCGATCGCTCATTGCTCCAGGAATTCAAAGCGGACATAACTCAATTGGTAGAGTTCCACCCTTCCAAGGTGGCTGTTGTGAGTTCGAATCTCATTGTCCGCTCTTTTCGCTTTCGCAGTTAGGTTTGCCCAGTTAGCTCAGTGGTAGAGCACTCCCTTGGTAAGGGAGAGGTCCCGGGTTCGAGTCCCGGACTGGGCTTCGGTCCCAAACTCCCAAGTAAACTCCGTCAAGGAGGAGCGTGTCATGGCAAAAGAAAAGTTCGAACGTAGCAAGCCGCACATGAACGTCGGCACCATCGGTCACGTGGACCATGGCAAGACCACGCTCACCGCAGCGATCACCACCGTCGCGGCTCGTCTGTTCGGCGGCCAGGCTCGCGGCTACGACCAGATCGACAACGCTCCCGAAGAGAAGGCTCGTGGAATCACGATCAACACTTCTCACGTGGAATACTCGTCGGAAGCTCGTCACTATGCTCACGTGGACTGCCCAGGACACGCTGACTACGTGAAGAACATGATCACCGGCGCGGCCCAAATGGACGGCGCGATCCTGGTGGTTGCCGCCACCGACGGCCCGATGCCCCAGACCCGTGAGCACATCCTGCTCGCCCGTCAGGTCGGCGTTCCGGCCATCGTGGTGTACATGAACAAGTGCGACATGGTGGACGACGCCGAACTCCTCGACCTGGTCGAAATGGAAGTTCGCGAGTTGCTCTCCAAGTACGGCTTCCCCGGCGACGACACTCCGATCATTCGTGGTTCGGCTCTGAAGTCCTTGGAAGGCGAAAAGTCCGCTTACGGCGAAGACTCCATCAAGGCTCTTCTGACCGCCGTGGACACCTTCATTCCGATGCCGGCTCGCGCCATCGACAAGACCTTCCTGATGTCCATCGAAGACGTCTTCTCGATCACCGGTCGCGGTACTGTCGGTACCGGCCGTATCGAGCAGGGTGTCGTGAAGATCCAGGAAGAAGTCGAACGCGTTGGTCTGTCGGAAGACACCAAGAAGTTCGTCGTCACCGGCGTGGAAATGTTCCGCAAGTTGTTGGATCGCGGCGAAGCCGGCGACAACGTGGGCATCTTGCTTCGCGGTTGCGAAAAGTCCGACATCGAGCGTGGTCAAGTTTTGGCCAAGCCCGGTACCATCAAGCCTCACACCGCCTTCAAAGCCGAGATCTACGTGCTTTCGAAGGAAGAGGGCGGACGTCACACTCCGTTCTTCAAGGGCTACCGTCCTCAGTTCTACTTCCGGACCACCGACGTGACCGGATCGATCGAGCTGCCCGAGGGCGTTGAAATGGTGATGCCCGGCGACACCATCTCCATCTCCGGCGAGCTCATCACTCCCGTGGCGATGGACAAGGGCCTGAAGTTCGCCATCCGCGAGGGTGGACGTACCATCGGCGCCGGCACCGTCACCGAGATCATCAAGTAAGTCCGAGGTGGTCCGGCCAAAAGCCGGACCGCTGTCTCTAGGGGAATAGCTCAATTGGTAGAGTAGCGGTCTCCAAAACCGTTGGTTGCGGGTTCGAGTCCCTCTTCCCCTGTTCGATCGCGAAAGGATCCTTTGTGCGCAAGTTGTACCAATACTTCCTTGAAGTCGTCGCGGAAGGGAAGAAGGTCACCTGGCCTCCTCGCAAGGAGCTCGTGGACAGCACTTGGATCGTGATGGGATTCAGCGTCATGTGTGGTCTCCTGATCACCTTCGTCGACGTTTTTGTCGGTTACCTTGTTGAGTACCTGCTGAAGGGCGGCGCATGAACTGGTATGTCTTGCACACCTATTCTGGCCAGGAAAACAAGGTCAAGGCCTACATCGAAGAATTGATCGAGCGTCAGGGCTTCCAGGGCATCATCGGGCAGGTGCTCCTGCCTTCCCAGGAAGTGGTCCAAGTTCGACATGGCAAGAAGATCCGCCAGTCGCGCAAGGACTTCCCCAGCTACGTGATTCTCGAAATGGACATGACCAAGGATGCGCAGCATGCCGTGCTGTCCATTCCTGGTGTCACTCACTTCGTCGGGGTCGGCCAAAAGGCCCAACCTCTGCGGAAAGCGGAAGTGGATCGCATTCTGGGACGCACCGGTCATGACCGCGGCGAACTGGATGGACACGCGGTTCAAATCCCGTTCAAGGTTGGCGATGCGGTCCGGATCAACGAAGGCCCCTTCAAGGACTTCGATGGCACGGTCGAGGATGTCAGCCCGGACAAGGGCAAGCTCAAGGTGCTGGTCAGCGTCTTCGGACGGTCCACTCCGGTCGAGCTGGACTTCCGCCAAGTGAGTGAAGTTTAAAGGATCACTGGACAATCGGGTGAGAACGATTTAGTTTTCACCCCCCATTTTTTCCGCGGACCAACTTAACCTGTTGTCGCCGCAAAAGTTAGCCCGCCACCAGCGGGAGAAGCTTCGGGAGTAACGGCCTTGGCCAAGAAAATCACCGGCTACATCAAGCTCCAGATTCCCGCAGGGGCCGCGAATCCATCGCCTCCCGTGGGCCCAGCCCTCGGTCAAAAGGGCGTCAACATCATGGAGTTCTGCAAGCAGTTCAATGCTCGCACGCAGGACCAGAAGGGGATGATCATCCCCATCGTGATCACGGTCTTCGCAGACCGCTCGTTCACGTTCATCACCAAGACCCCCCCGGTGCCGGTCCTTCTGAAGAAGGCCGCTGGCATCGAGAGCGGTTCGGGTGAGCCCAACCGTAAGAAGGTCGGCAAGGTGACCCAGGCGCAAGTCCTGGAAATCGCCAAGATCAAGATGCCCGACCTTAACACACTTTCCATCGAATCTGCGGCCTCGCAGGTTCGTGGAACCGCCGTGAGCATGGGTCTCACGGTCGAAGGATAAACCAGAGGACTCGTCGATGAAGCATGGCAAGAAGTATCGGGAGGCCGCAGAAAAAGCGTCCGTTCGCACCGAGTGGGCCCTTCTGGAAGCGATCAAGTTTCTGAAGGACAACCGCGTGGCCAAGTTCGACGAAACCGTTGAAGTCGCGATGAACTTGGGAGTCGATCCCAAGCATTCCGACCAGATGGTTCGTGGAACGGTCGTTCTGCCCAAGGGGACCGGCAAGACGGTCCGCGTGCTCGTGTTCGCCAAGGGTGAAAAAGCCCAGGAAGCGCAAGCCGCGGGAGCCGATCATGTCGGTGCCGAAGAACTCGTGGAAAAGATCCAGGGCGGCTGGATGGACTTCGACGTCGTGGTGGCCACTCCGGACACCATGACCATCGTTGGCAAGCTCGCTCGTTTGCTGGGTCCACGTGGTCTCATGCCCTCTCCCAAAACGGGAACGGTGGGCGTCAACGTCAAGGAGATCCTCGCCGAGCTCAAGGCCGGTAAGATCACCTATCGCGTGGACAAGGGCGCCAACGTTCAGGCATTGGTTGGAAAGATCTCCTTCGGAGCTGAAGCTTTGGAAGAGAACGTTCTGGCTCTCATTCGCTCGGTGGTTCGGGCCAAGCCCCAGACCTCCAAGGGAACCTACGTCAAGAGCATCACCATTTCGTCCACCATGAGCCCCGGTCTTCCGATCGAGCTCTCCGTGGCTCGCGGTTGAGGGGACCAACGTGATTAGCCTCGACAAAAAGAAGCAGACTACCGACTCCCTGGACAAGGCTTTGTCCGACGCGGGTTCGGTGTTCCTCGTCGACTTCGGCCGCATTGTGGTCGGACACGACGTTGAGCTCCGCAAGGCGCTGAACAAGCAGGGAATCTTCTACCGCGTTGCGAAGAACACGCTGATCCGTCGCGCCTTGAACAAGGCCGGGATCACTGCTCTGGACAACACGCTGAAGCTCCCATCCGCCATCTTGGTGGGTTCCAAGGACGACCCCATCGCCCCAGCTCGTGCGATCGTCGAGTTTCAGAAAGCCCACGCGGGTTTCCTGGCCTCCAAGATCACCTGGCTCGATGGCGATACGTTCCCTGGAAAAGCGATCGCCGACGTGGCGAAGCTTCCTGGCAAGCGGGAACTGCAGGCCCAAGTGGTCCAGTTGTTCCTCAGCCCAGGCTCCACACTGGTCGGTCTCATCAAGGGACCTGGCTCCAAGATTGCCGGACAGCTCGAGGCTCTTGTAAAGCGCCTCGACGAAGCTGCCTAAGAATTCACCAACCATCCAATCCTCAGAGGAATCCACAATGTCCGACACCAAGACCTACGCTGCTGAAATCGTCGACCTCGGCGAAAAGATCATCAACCTCTCGCTGGCCCAGGCCCGCGCCCTCTCCGAATACCTGAAGGAAGTTCACGGTCTCGAAGCTGCCGCTGGCGGCGTCATGATGGCCGCTGCTCCTGCCGCCGCCGCTGGCCCTGCCGAAGAAGAAAAGACCGAGTTCGACGTCGTTCTGACCGAAGCCGGCGCCAACAAGATCGGCGTCATCAAGGTCGTTCGCGAACTGACCGGCCTGGGACTCAAGGAAGCCAAGGACCTCGTTGACGGAGCTCCCAAGAACGTCAAGGACGGCGTGGCCAAGGCCGATGCCGAGTCGATGAAGAAGAAGTTGGAAGAGGCTGGAGCCAAAGTCACCTTGAAGTAAGGGTGTCTTTCTCCTTCGAACCATCTAAGTCCCTGGCCCATCGCAAGGCCGATGACCAGGGACTTTCGTTTTGGGCCGGCCCCGATACGCGGCTGGCTTTCAGGTGTTTTCCGAATCCCACGAGGCGAGGCGGTCGATGACGGAACGCAGAAACTTCGCGAAGAGCAAGTACTCGATGGAGATCCCCTTCCTCTTAGAGGTTCAGGTGGATTCCTTCAACAGGTTCCTGCAAATCGGAACCTTGCCGCGAGAGCGTGCGAACGAGGGATTGGAAGCGGTTTTCCGCGAAACCTTCCCCATCGTCGACGTGAAGGGCATGTACGAGCTCGTCTACGAAGGCTACAACCTTGGCGTGCCCAAGTACTCGATTCCCGAGTGCCAGGAACGCGGCATGACGTATGCCGCGCCATTGCGCGCCACCCTTTCACTGAATGTCTACAAGGTCGAAGGGGACGAGAGAACCTTCTCCGAAAAAATCACGAACGACGTGTATTTCGGCGACATCCCTCTCCTGACGGAAAATGGCACGTTCATCATCAATGGCGCCGAACGCGTCGTGGTGAGCCAGCTGCACCGCAGCCCGGGTGTGTCCTTCGACGAGGACTTCCACCCCAATGGAAAGCGCCTTCTGAAGGCGCGCATCATCCCTTACCGCGGATCCTGGGTGGAATTCCTCCAGGACGTCAACGACGCGATGTACATCAACATCGACCGTCGCCGCAAGCTGCCGGCCACCATCTTGCTTCGCGCCATCGGATGGCAGACCAACCAGGAAATCCTGGAACTGTTCTACCCGACCACCGAAGCCGACGTGTCCGAAGCCCTGGAAGGCAAGGTCCTGGCCGCCGATGCGATCACCGGTGACGGCGAGATCATCGCCGAAGCCAACTCGCTTCTGGATTCCGACCTCGTCGCCAACCTGACCAAGGCGGGCATCAACCGCGTGAAGGTGATCGATCTGGACATCGAGACGGATCCTGTCATCCACAACACGTTGGACGTGGATCCCACCACGGGCGAAGACGACGCGTTGCAGAAGATCTACGGCGTCATCCGTCCCGGCGATCCGCCGAACACGGACACCGCCCGCCAGCTGATCCTGCGGATGTTCTTCGACGACAAGCGCTACGACCTTGGAGAGGTCGGCCGCTATCGCATGAACAGCCGTCTGGACCTGGAAGTCCCGATGACCACCCGGACCATGACCCGCGAAGATTTCATCGCGATCATGAAGAACCTCGTCGGCCTGTTCAACGGCCGCATGAAGGATCGTCACGGCAAGGAAATCACTCCCTACATCGACGATATCGACCACTTGGGCAATCGTCGCGCACGCTCGGTCGGCGAACTTCTCGCCAACCAGTTCACGGTCGCTTTCACCCGCATGAGCCGCACCATCCGCGAGCGTCTGTCTCTTCGCGACACCGAAGAGATGACCCCGCAGGACCTGGTCAACGCGCGCACCATCAACGCGGTGATCGCCACCTTCTTCGGATCCAGCCAGCTCTCGCAGTTCATGGACCAGACCAATCCCTTGGCCGAACTGACGCACAAGCGTCGTCTTTCGGCTCTCGGACCGGGTGGTTTGACCCGCGAACGCGCCGGCTTCGAAGTCCGCGACGTGCACCACACGCACTACGGACGTCTTTGCCCGATCGAAACCCCTGAAGGTCCGAACATCGGCCTGATCTCTTCGATGTCCACCTATGCTCGTGTGAACGAGTACGGCTTCATCGAAACTCCCTACCGCAAGGTGGAGAACAATCAGGTCACCGAGCAGATCGACTACCTGACGGCCGACAAGGAAGACAACTTCATCATCGCGCCGGCCAACACGCCGGTCACCGAAGATGGAATGCTCCGCGACGAGTACGTGATCGCACGCCAGCAAGGCGAGTTCCCGCTGTTGCGTCGCGAAGAAGTCCACTACATGGAC
This DNA window, taken from Fibrobacterota bacterium, encodes the following:
- a CDS encoding RNA polymerase sigma factor RpoD/SigA: MASLLKESWEGATLYNQYIKDIQRYRLLTRAEERAILDKLAKGDERAKERLIVSNLRFVVNVAFLYRNQGLSLPELINEGNVGLIEAAGRFDTSRDLKFISYAVWWIRQSITRAIAEKARLVRISAEKELILRRFSKVNHPVSQAIGGAWVTDSTELGRRMEMSSESVEKVIEMGQRHASLDSKLDEEGDSSLMDMIQDDEIVLPDAHVEAIDELANLQEMVANLPDMERKVLCMYFGVGYGEAFNLQEIGKVVGLSKERVRQIKEKALGRIREQAGRLALAA
- the tuf gene encoding elongation factor Tu, yielding MAKEKFERSKPHMNVGTIGHVDHGKTTLTAAITTVAARLFGGQARGYDQIDNAPEEKARGITINTSHVEYSSEARHYAHVDCPGHADYVKNMITGAAQMDGAILVVAATDGPMPQTREHILLARQVGVPAIVVYMNKCDMVDDAELLDLVEMEVRELLSKYGFPGDDTPIIRGSALKSLEGEKSAYGEDSIKALLTAVDTFIPMPARAIDKTFLMSIEDVFSITGRGTVGTGRIEQGVVKIQEEVERVGLSEDTKKFVVTGVEMFRKLLDRGEAGDNVGILLRGCEKSDIERGQVLAKPGTIKPHTAFKAEIYVLSKEEGGRHTPFFKGYRPQFYFRTTDVTGSIELPEGVEMVMPGDTISISGELITPVAMDKGLKFAIREGGRTIGAGTVTEIIK
- the secE gene encoding preprotein translocase subunit SecE, with translation MRKLYQYFLEVVAEGKKVTWPPRKELVDSTWIVMGFSVMCGLLITFVDVFVGYLVEYLLKGGA
- the nusG gene encoding transcription termination/antitermination factor NusG encodes the protein MNWYVLHTYSGQENKVKAYIEELIERQGFQGIIGQVLLPSQEVVQVRHGKKIRQSRKDFPSYVILEMDMTKDAQHAVLSIPGVTHFVGVGQKAQPLRKAEVDRILGRTGHDRGELDGHAVQIPFKVGDAVRINEGPFKDFDGTVEDVSPDKGKLKVLVSVFGRSTPVELDFRQVSEV
- the rplK gene encoding 50S ribosomal protein L11, whose product is MAKKITGYIKLQIPAGAANPSPPVGPALGQKGVNIMEFCKQFNARTQDQKGMIIPIVITVFADRSFTFITKTPPVPVLLKKAAGIESGSGEPNRKKVGKVTQAQVLEIAKIKMPDLNTLSIESAASQVRGTAVSMGLTVEG
- a CDS encoding 50S ribosomal protein L1 — encoded protein: MKHGKKYREAAEKASVRTEWALLEAIKFLKDNRVAKFDETVEVAMNLGVDPKHSDQMVRGTVVLPKGTGKTVRVLVFAKGEKAQEAQAAGADHVGAEELVEKIQGGWMDFDVVVATPDTMTIVGKLARLLGPRGLMPSPKTGTVGVNVKEILAELKAGKITYRVDKGANVQALVGKISFGAEALEENVLALIRSVVRAKPQTSKGTYVKSITISSTMSPGLPIELSVARG
- a CDS encoding 50S ribosomal protein L10, with product MISLDKKKQTTDSLDKALSDAGSVFLVDFGRIVVGHDVELRKALNKQGIFYRVAKNTLIRRALNKAGITALDNTLKLPSAILVGSKDDPIAPARAIVEFQKAHAGFLASKITWLDGDTFPGKAIADVAKLPGKRELQAQVVQLFLSPGSTLVGLIKGPGSKIAGQLEALVKRLDEAA
- the rplL gene encoding 50S ribosomal protein L7/L12 yields the protein MSDTKTYAAEIVDLGEKIINLSLAQARALSEYLKEVHGLEAAAGGVMMAAAPAAAAGPAEEEKTEFDVVLTEAGANKIGVIKVVRELTGLGLKEAKDLVDGAPKNVKDGVAKADAESMKKKLEEAGAKVTLK